In one window of Frigoriglobus tundricola DNA:
- a CDS encoding PVC-type heme-binding CxxCH protein has protein sequence MRTTFVFGLLVALLPAPAPAVEPAPRYKAGAAKTEITPAHPIRLNGFGSRRTESEGVYHPIHARALALDDGTAPAVLLAVDVLGIPADSYDELARRLEKRAGVKKERLAITATHTHTGPMLTGANPTLFGVPVPKEHRANIDKYTPVFIDKLEAVALAALKEMKPAVFEWGVGRVGFATNRRTKGGPTDHDLPVLFVKDLKGAVRAVYLNYACHCVTLSSNQLGGDWAGFAASGIEDTFPGAVALVAIGGGGDQNPSSGVAGAKEDLAAAQGREIAAEVRRLSRHYLAPVTGAMTAKVTPLDLPLADLPTKAQWEEKANRMDAIGHHARVTLAKLAAGEKLPTKVAYPVQTWAFGDALAMVHLPGEVVVDYPLRLKKDLDGRRLWVTGYANNAPCYIPSERVLKEGGYEGGGAMIYYDLPAPLAPGLEDKIVGAVKEQIGKPFAATFDPNKTGGTLPLSPQQSHAAIKTKPGLRVDLVAAEPLVADPVALAFGPDGKLWVAEMADYPSGQRGAFEPGGRIVFLEDTNGDGTFDKRTVFLDGLPFPTGVLPWRKGVLVCAAPDVLYAEDTNGDGTADTVTKLYSGFGTDNYQGRVNSLQYGLDGWVYGSCGLFGGEILCHRTRATVALGDRDFRIKPDTGELEPATGRTQQGRVRDDRGNWFGCDNSTLLRHYVLDDHYLKRNPHVAYPNASVNVAPSNQLFSLKRDAQRFALSGPPNTVTAACGLGIYRDDLLGAEFYGNAFTCEPVNLLVTRRVLKPTGSTFTGGRAPDETTSEFLASTDGWFRPVHAVTGPDGGLWVADMYRYLIEHPRWIPPADLARIDVRAGAGLGRIYRVRPADTPLRPWARLDRLDTAGLVAALDSPNGWQRDTAMMMLVWKNDPAAKGRLEKLVRESKNHLARMQALCTLGGLGDVSPDLLSRALSDTEAGVRRHAIRLLESRAPGAPGEDPVGISEWNRRDSDTDPQVWLQFAYSLGAARPRDDLRGLKLASVMFRSADDPYLVAAALSSLNKDNVRAVVEGVWRLFEIDKSFDPRPQIMRDFVASAAGIDNGAALPDVLKAVTTLPPERAFQPWQLAGVLGALDSLERQGRSWDKLAPEVRKSVDPVIAHARSVCAKENVGGADLLTAMPLLGRDPATRAGDLERVVGLLDAARPAAVQSAAIAVLARGTDAGTPSALLGAWGRATPALRAQILDTLLSRPKWHPDLLAAIEKGTVPAGQIDAARRQRLTGSPEAGVRRLAVKLFAGGNNPDRQKVIDDYKAALALKGDKGRGKAVFLKSCSACHALDGTGHAVGPDLAALANKSPLYLLTEILDPNRNLDSRYAEYQALTKDDRTVSGLLAAETATSITLRGQQAKEETILRTFIQALRGSAKSLMPEGLEKDVTKPDMADLIAYLTAHDPPHKTFAGNAPAEIEMKAGTLTLPATKCFVYGDAVRFEPDFKNIGFWHREADHVVWKVKLGTAAEFDVYLEYACANGSAGNPFALDGTEPALRGTVAATGGWDKYALQKLGTVKLPAGAGRVTFRPDAPVKNALLDLRALILVPVGTKPDVAAPADPPR, from the coding sequence GTGCGCACCACGTTCGTGTTCGGTTTGCTCGTTGCTCTCCTCCCGGCACCCGCACCCGCGGTCGAACCGGCACCTCGCTATAAGGCCGGGGCGGCGAAAACCGAAATCACTCCGGCCCACCCGATCCGGCTCAACGGGTTCGGTTCGCGCCGCACCGAATCGGAAGGGGTCTATCACCCGATTCACGCCCGCGCGCTCGCGCTCGACGACGGCACCGCGCCCGCGGTGCTGCTCGCGGTCGATGTCCTCGGCATCCCGGCCGACAGCTACGACGAACTCGCCCGCCGCTTGGAGAAGCGAGCGGGCGTTAAGAAGGAGCGGCTCGCGATCACCGCGACGCACACCCACACCGGTCCGATGCTCACCGGCGCGAACCCCACGCTGTTCGGCGTGCCCGTCCCAAAGGAGCACCGCGCGAACATCGACAAGTACACGCCGGTGTTCATCGACAAGCTCGAAGCGGTCGCACTCGCGGCGCTCAAGGAGATGAAACCGGCGGTATTCGAATGGGGCGTCGGGCGGGTCGGCTTCGCGACGAACCGGCGCACGAAGGGCGGCCCGACCGATCACGACCTGCCGGTGCTGTTCGTGAAGGACCTCAAGGGCGCGGTGCGGGCGGTTTATCTGAACTACGCGTGTCACTGCGTCACCCTCTCGAGCAATCAGCTCGGCGGCGACTGGGCCGGGTTCGCAGCCAGCGGGATCGAGGACACCTTCCCCGGCGCGGTCGCGCTGGTCGCGATCGGGGGCGGCGGGGACCAGAACCCGAGTTCCGGGGTCGCGGGGGCGAAAGAGGACCTTGCGGCCGCGCAGGGGCGCGAGATCGCGGCCGAGGTGCGCCGGCTGTCGCGGCACTACCTCGCACCGGTCACGGGCGCGATGACCGCGAAGGTCACGCCCCTCGACCTGCCCCTCGCGGACCTCCCCACGAAAGCCCAGTGGGAGGAGAAGGCGAACCGCATGGACGCGATCGGCCACCACGCCCGCGTCACGCTGGCCAAGCTCGCCGCGGGCGAGAAGCTCCCGACGAAGGTCGCGTACCCGGTGCAAACCTGGGCCTTCGGCGACGCGCTCGCGATGGTTCACCTGCCCGGCGAAGTGGTGGTCGATTACCCACTGCGGTTGAAGAAGGACCTCGACGGCCGACGGCTGTGGGTGACCGGCTACGCGAACAACGCCCCGTGCTACATCCCGAGCGAGCGCGTGCTGAAGGAGGGCGGCTACGAGGGCGGCGGGGCGATGATCTACTACGACCTCCCGGCCCCGCTCGCCCCGGGGCTCGAAGACAAAATCGTCGGCGCGGTGAAGGAACAGATCGGCAAGCCGTTCGCAGCAACGTTCGACCCGAACAAGACCGGCGGCACGCTCCCCCTGTCTCCGCAGCAGTCGCACGCGGCCATCAAGACGAAGCCGGGCCTGCGGGTCGATCTGGTCGCGGCCGAGCCCCTCGTCGCCGACCCGGTCGCGCTCGCGTTCGGCCCGGACGGCAAACTGTGGGTCGCGGAGATGGCGGATTACCCCAGCGGCCAGCGCGGGGCGTTCGAGCCGGGCGGGCGGATCGTGTTCCTCGAAGACACCAACGGCGACGGCACCTTCGATAAGCGCACCGTGTTCCTCGACGGCCTGCCGTTCCCCACGGGCGTGCTGCCCTGGCGGAAGGGCGTGCTCGTGTGCGCGGCCCCCGACGTTCTGTACGCCGAGGACACCAACGGTGACGGCACGGCCGACACGGTCACGAAGCTCTACAGCGGCTTCGGCACGGACAACTACCAGGGGCGCGTGAACAGCCTCCAGTACGGCCTCGATGGCTGGGTGTACGGGTCGTGCGGCCTCTTCGGCGGGGAGATCCTCTGTCACCGCACACGGGCGACGGTCGCACTCGGCGACCGCGACTTTCGCATCAAGCCGGACACGGGCGAACTCGAACCCGCGACCGGGCGCACGCAGCAGGGGCGCGTCCGCGACGACCGCGGAAACTGGTTCGGCTGCGACAACAGCACCCTTCTGCGGCACTACGTGCTCGACGACCACTACCTGAAGCGCAACCCGCACGTCGCGTACCCCAACGCGTCGGTGAACGTGGCACCGTCCAACCAGCTCTTCTCGCTGAAGCGCGACGCGCAGCGGTTCGCGCTCTCCGGCCCGCCGAACACCGTGACGGCGGCGTGCGGCCTCGGCATCTATCGCGACGACCTCCTGGGCGCGGAGTTTTACGGCAACGCGTTCACCTGCGAGCCCGTGAACCTGCTCGTCACGCGGCGGGTTCTTAAACCGACCGGGTCGACGTTCACCGGCGGCCGCGCCCCGGACGAAACGACCAGCGAGTTCCTCGCCTCGACGGACGGCTGGTTCCGGCCGGTTCATGCGGTCACCGGACCGGACGGCGGCTTGTGGGTCGCGGACATGTACCGTTATCTGATCGAGCACCCGCGCTGGATCCCGCCCGCGGACCTCGCGCGGATCGATGTGCGGGCCGGGGCGGGGCTGGGGCGCATCTACCGCGTGCGGCCGGCGGACACGCCGCTCCGCCCGTGGGCGCGGCTCGACCGGCTCGACACCGCGGGGCTGGTCGCGGCGCTGGACAGCCCGAACGGCTGGCAACGCGACACCGCGATGATGATGCTGGTCTGGAAGAACGACCCGGCCGCGAAGGGGCGGTTGGAGAAGCTGGTGCGCGAGTCGAAGAACCACCTCGCGCGGATGCAAGCGCTGTGTACGCTGGGCGGGCTGGGGGACGTGTCGCCCGATTTGTTGAGCCGGGCACTCTCGGACACCGAGGCGGGCGTCCGCCGGCACGCCATCCGGTTATTGGAGTCGCGCGCCCCGGGCGCGCCCGGGGAAGACCCCGTGGGGATATCCGAATGGAACCGGCGCGACAGTGACACGGACCCGCAGGTCTGGTTACAGTTCGCTTACTCCCTCGGGGCGGCGCGCCCGAGGGACGATCTCCGCGGCCTCAAACTCGCATCGGTGATGTTCCGATCGGCGGACGACCCGTATCTCGTCGCCGCCGCGCTAAGTAGTTTGAACAAGGACAACGTCCGCGCGGTGGTCGAGGGTGTTTGGCGGCTGTTCGAGATCGACAAGTCCTTCGATCCGCGCCCACAGATCATGCGCGACTTTGTCGCCTCCGCGGCGGGCATCGACAACGGTGCGGCCCTGCCCGACGTGCTCAAGGCCGTGACGACGCTCCCGCCCGAGCGCGCGTTCCAGCCCTGGCAACTCGCGGGCGTGCTCGGCGCGCTCGATTCGCTCGAGCGCCAAGGGAGGTCGTGGGACAAGCTCGCGCCGGAGGTACGCAAGTCGGTGGACCCGGTGATCGCGCACGCGCGAAGCGTCTGTGCGAAAGAGAACGTGGGCGGAGCCGACCTGCTCACGGCAATGCCGCTGCTGGGGCGCGACCCGGCCACGCGGGCCGGTGATCTGGAGCGGGTCGTGGGCCTGCTCGATGCGGCCCGCCCGGCCGCGGTCCAGTCGGCCGCGATCGCGGTACTCGCCCGGGGTACCGACGCCGGGACGCCGTCCGCGCTCCTCGGCGCGTGGGGGCGTGCGACACCGGCTCTTCGCGCGCAGATCCTCGACACGCTGCTCAGCCGCCCGAAGTGGCACCCGGATCTGCTCGCGGCTATCGAAAAAGGTACGGTGCCCGCGGGGCAGATCGACGCGGCCCGCCGGCAGCGGCTCACCGGTTCCCCCGAGGCCGGGGTGCGCAGACTGGCGGTGAAACTGTTCGCGGGTGGGAACAACCCGGACCGGCAGAAGGTCATCGACGACTACAAGGCCGCGCTCGCACTGAAGGGCGACAAGGGCCGCGGGAAGGCGGTGTTTCTGAAGTCCTGCTCCGCGTGCCACGCGCTCGACGGCACCGGTCACGCCGTCGGCCCGGACCTCGCGGCGCTGGCCAACAAGTCACCGCTGTACCTGCTCACCGAAATTCTCGACCCGAACCGCAACCTCGACTCGCGCTACGCCGAGTACCAGGCGCTCACCAAGGACGACCGCACGGTGAGCGGCCTCCTCGCGGCCGAGACCGCGACGAGCATCACGCTCCGCGGCCAGCAGGCGAAGGAAGAAACGATTCTCCGGACGTTTATTCAAGCGCTGCGCGGCTCGGCGAAGTCACTCATGCCGGAGGGGCTGGAGAAGGACGTCACGAAGCCGGACATGGCCGACCTGATCGCGTACCTCACCGCGCACGACCCGCCCCACAAGACGTTCGCGGGCAACGCCCCGGCGGAAATCGAGATGAAAGCCGGCACCCTGACGCTCCCCGCCACGAAGTGCTTCGTGTACGGCGATGCGGTCCGCTTCGAACCGGATTTTAAGAACATCGGCTTCTGGCACCGGGAGGCGGACCACGTCGTGTGGAAGGTGAAACTGGGGACGGCCGCGGAGTTCGACGTGTACCTCGAGTACGCGTGTGCGAACGGCTCCGCCGGCAACCCGTTCGCACTCGACGGAACGGAACCGGCGCTGCGCGGAACGGTCGCGGCCACCGGCGGCTGGGACAAGTACGCCCTGCAGAAGCTCGGCACGGTGAAGCTGCCCGCCGGAGCGGGGCGCGTCACGTTCCGGCCGGACGCCCCGGTGAAAAATGCCCTGCTGGATCTTCGCGCGTTGATCCTCGTCCCGGTCGGCACCAAGCCGGATGTCGCCGCCCCGGCTGACCCGCCGCGGTGA
- a CDS encoding leucine-rich repeat domain-containing protein: protein MSNFLAEVIELDLRGTKVTDEGMKYVAAHTGLTRLYLSGTAVTDAGIKQLAPLKKLTQLALNGTQTTDAGLEELARFEALTDLYLSGVAGITVKGAASLAALKNLTTLHLDSTKMSDAGLKELAALTKLTTLSLSNNDLTDEGLKELAALKNLAELNLFRTKATQAGVNELQKALPRCKISGSRLQPKAPPK, encoded by the coding sequence TTGAGCAACTTCCTTGCCGAAGTAATAGAACTCGATCTCCGCGGGACCAAGGTGACGGACGAGGGGATGAAGTACGTGGCCGCGCACACCGGTCTGACCCGACTCTATCTGAGCGGAACGGCGGTTACGGACGCGGGAATAAAGCAGCTCGCCCCGCTTAAGAAACTCACTCAACTCGCCCTGAACGGGACCCAAACGACAGACGCGGGGCTGGAAGAACTTGCTCGGTTCGAGGCCCTTACGGACCTCTACCTGAGCGGCGTGGCGGGGATAACGGTCAAGGGAGCGGCGTCACTGGCCGCGCTCAAGAACCTGACCACGCTTCACCTGGATAGCACCAAGATGTCGGACGCGGGCCTGAAAGAATTGGCCGCGCTCACCAAGCTCACAACACTGTCCTTGAGCAATAACGACCTTACGGACGAAGGGTTGAAAGAACTGGCCGCCCTCAAGAACCTGGCAGAACTCAACCTGTTCCGCACAAAGGCAACACAAGCCGGCGTGAACGAACTCCAGAAGGCGCTACCGAGGTGTAAGATTTCCGGCTCGCGGCTCCAGCCCAAAGCTCCGCCGAAGTAA
- a CDS encoding IS630 family transposase, producing MAITLPDSRGLSDDVMQALRVRALHAIESGFSQADVARVLGVAGETVSRWWTAYTTGGLDALPQDRTGRPVGTGRTLSDTQCAHLQQLLDTKSPADLGIAAPVWNRRAVRDLILKEYGLRMPIRTVGEYLRRWGYTAKKPSRHARKQDPDEVREWLEQTYPAIEKLARVERATIFWCDETGVAADAYPGYGYARAGERATIQVPDPHIRINMVSGISNTGEVRFMTYAGTMTAERFIAFLKQLLATVPGAIFVIVDSLSAHTTETVATWVQEHEERVAVFYLPRYSPELNPDEYLNNDLKGNVHDAGLPDTSKTLRSRVQRFMHKLLMLPKHVMSYFLHPKISYCSSD from the coding sequence ATGGCGATCACCTTGCCGGATTCTCGTGGGCTGTCCGACGACGTCATGCAGGCGTTGCGCGTGCGCGCGTTGCACGCGATCGAGTCCGGGTTCTCGCAAGCCGATGTGGCCCGCGTGCTGGGTGTGGCGGGTGAAACGGTGTCGCGTTGGTGGACGGCGTACACGACCGGCGGGTTGGACGCCCTGCCCCAGGATCGCACCGGGCGCCCGGTCGGAACCGGGCGCACCCTTTCCGACACACAGTGTGCTCATCTGCAACAGCTCCTGGACACAAAGAGCCCGGCGGATCTGGGGATCGCCGCGCCGGTGTGGAACCGTCGCGCGGTTCGCGATCTGATCCTCAAGGAGTACGGGCTCCGGATGCCGATCCGCACCGTGGGGGAATACCTGCGGCGCTGGGGCTACACGGCCAAGAAGCCGTCCCGCCACGCCCGCAAACAAGACCCCGACGAAGTGCGGGAGTGGCTCGAGCAGACGTACCCGGCCATTGAGAAGCTGGCCCGGGTGGAACGGGCCACCATCTTCTGGTGCGATGAAACGGGGGTCGCCGCCGACGCGTATCCCGGTTACGGGTACGCCCGCGCGGGCGAACGGGCGACGATCCAGGTTCCCGATCCGCACATCCGGATCAACATGGTGTCCGGGATCAGCAACACGGGCGAGGTGCGGTTCATGACGTACGCGGGGACGATGACCGCCGAACGGTTCATCGCGTTCCTGAAGCAGCTGCTGGCGACCGTGCCGGGCGCGATCTTTGTGATCGTGGATAGCTTGTCGGCCCACACCACGGAGACGGTCGCCACGTGGGTACAAGAGCATGAGGAACGCGTGGCCGTGTTTTATCTGCCCCGGTACAGCCCCGAATTGAACCCCGACGAATATCTCAACAACGACCTGAAGGGGAACGTGCATGACGCCGGCTTGCCCGACACCAGCAAGACCTTGCGATCGCGCGTCCAACGCTTCATGCACAAGCTCCTCATGCTCCCCAAACACGTGATGAGCTACTTCCTCCACCCCAAGATCAGCTATTGCTCATCAGATTAA
- a CDS encoding M61 family metallopeptidase gives MSLARSVAAAAALCIVVGPATGADAAGLALEVDARELPRHLIHATLDIPCKPGPLRLLYPKWFPGSHGPHGRVEDIAGLRVETAAGAVLPWTRDEVDLHRFVVQVPDGTEKLRVKLDTVCESAGPNRSGTHTVGTPDLGVINWNTCLVYPEGPAADDQPVSVRLRLPDGWKHATALKAHEKKGQGDAIAFRTVSLTALVDNPLIAGRHLKTFKLDAGSGPPAFLHLTSESPEALNLDPKEVGLYSRVVREAWALFGGAHYPEYHFLVVCSDALGQFGLEHLACSLNGVGERGLIDEKLRKGWWLANLLPHEYAHSWCGKYRRPAAMITADFHAPQKTKLLWVYEGLTEYLGEVLSVRAGLLTPDEYKLTLTNKIRTLSRTDGRRWRPLEDTAVAAHLGRNPGNSWNQLRRGQDFYMEGMLLWYECDALIREKTDGARSLDDFCKRFFAAVPGQKAVAGYDLADVVRDLKATADYDWEAFLRRRVTAPQEALPLEVVGRLGYRLKYADKLPGAGQLGVPPENPAADSLGLSLPGGVVTTVDPGLPADKAGLAPGMKVIGVNGKRFSPNRLRDAIADSVSRKKVELLVEDGEDFRTIVVPYSDGLRYLELERVPSTPDVLGDILKPRVK, from the coding sequence ATGTCGCTTGCTCGCTCCGTTGCCGCTGCCGCGGCTCTGTGCATCGTAGTCGGCCCGGCGACGGGAGCCGACGCGGCGGGTCTGGCCCTTGAGGTGGACGCCCGCGAACTCCCGCGGCACCTCATCCACGCCACACTCGACATCCCCTGCAAGCCCGGCCCGCTGCGGCTTCTGTACCCCAAGTGGTTCCCCGGCTCGCACGGCCCTCACGGGCGGGTCGAGGACATCGCCGGGCTCCGGGTGGAGACCGCTGCCGGCGCCGTCCTGCCCTGGACTCGCGACGAGGTGGATTTGCACCGCTTCGTGGTCCAGGTCCCGGACGGCACGGAGAAGCTCCGGGTGAAGCTGGACACCGTCTGCGAGTCGGCCGGACCGAACCGGTCCGGCACCCACACGGTCGGCACCCCGGACCTCGGCGTCATCAACTGGAACACGTGCCTGGTCTACCCGGAAGGACCGGCGGCCGACGACCAACCGGTGAGCGTTCGGTTGCGGCTGCCGGACGGCTGGAAGCACGCTACCGCCCTAAAGGCGCACGAGAAGAAGGGGCAGGGCGACGCCATCGCCTTCCGCACCGTGTCCCTCACCGCCCTCGTGGACAACCCCCTCATCGCCGGCCGGCATCTGAAGACGTTCAAGCTCGACGCCGGCTCCGGGCCGCCCGCGTTCCTGCACCTGACGTCCGAGTCACCCGAGGCGCTGAACCTGGACCCGAAGGAGGTGGGCCTGTACTCGCGGGTGGTGCGGGAGGCGTGGGCACTGTTCGGCGGCGCCCACTACCCGGAGTACCACTTCCTGGTGGTGTGCAGCGACGCACTCGGCCAGTTCGGGCTGGAGCACCTGGCGTGCAGCCTCAACGGGGTCGGCGAGCGGGGGCTCATCGACGAGAAGCTCCGCAAGGGGTGGTGGCTGGCGAACCTGCTGCCGCACGAATACGCCCACTCCTGGTGCGGCAAGTACCGCCGACCGGCGGCCATGATCACGGCGGACTTCCACGCCCCGCAGAAGACCAAGCTGCTATGGGTCTACGAGGGACTGACCGAGTACCTGGGCGAGGTGCTCTCGGTGCGGGCCGGGCTGCTCACCCCGGACGAGTACAAGTTGACGCTCACCAACAAGATCCGCACGCTGTCCCGGACCGACGGTCGGCGGTGGCGACCACTCGAAGACACCGCCGTTGCCGCCCACCTCGGCCGCAACCCCGGCAACTCGTGGAACCAGTTGCGGCGGGGGCAGGACTTCTACATGGAGGGAATGCTGCTCTGGTACGAGTGCGACGCCCTGATCCGCGAGAAGACCGACGGGGCCAGGTCGCTCGACGACTTTTGCAAGCGGTTCTTCGCCGCCGTGCCGGGCCAGAAGGCGGTGGCCGGGTACGACCTCGCCGACGTGGTGCGAGACCTGAAGGCGACGGCCGATTACGACTGGGAGGCGTTCTTGCGCCGGCGGGTGACCGCGCCGCAGGAGGCGCTCCCGCTGGAGGTGGTGGGGCGGCTCGGCTACCGGCTCAAATACGCCGACAAGTTGCCCGGGGCGGGGCAGTTGGGCGTGCCGCCGGAGAACCCCGCCGCGGACTCCCTCGGTCTGTCGCTGCCCGGAGGGGTGGTGACGACAGTGGACCCCGGGCTGCCGGCGGACAAGGCGGGACTGGCACCGGGCATGAAGGTGATCGGCGTTAACGGCAAGAGGTTCAGCCCGAACCGGCTGCGGGACGCGATCGCCGACAGTGTTTCCCGCAAGAAGGTCGAACTGCTGGTCGAAGACGGAGAGGACTTCCGCACGATCGTGGTACCCTACTCAGACGGACTGCGTTACCTGGAACTGGAGCGCGTGCCATCCACGCCGGACGTACTGGGGGACATCCTTAAACCGCGAGTGAAGTGA
- a CDS encoding STAS domain-containing protein: MNHPPQFNAALTLDPSGKVCVVVATGKLDMVAADEFEPLLEGQFRTGTRHFVFDLGGLEYIGSLGLQAFLRLANRVRGAGAVVLCDVAPPVRRLLELTKVTQVLKLYPSRADAIDAVRSL; this comes from the coding sequence ATGAATCACCCCCCACAGTTCAACGCGGCCCTCACGCTCGACCCGTCGGGCAAGGTGTGTGTCGTCGTCGCGACCGGCAAGCTCGATATGGTCGCGGCCGACGAATTCGAGCCCCTTCTCGAGGGCCAGTTCAGAACCGGAACCCGCCACTTCGTGTTCGACCTCGGCGGGCTCGAATACATCGGCAGTCTCGGGCTCCAGGCGTTCCTCCGTCTCGCTAACCGGGTTCGGGGCGCGGGTGCGGTTGTCCTGTGCGATGTGGCCCCGCCGGTGCGCCGACTTCTGGAACTGACGAAGGTCACGCAGGTGCTCAAACTCTACCCCTCGCGTGCGGACGCGATCGACGCCGTTCGTTCCTTGTGA
- the secE gene encoding preprotein translocase subunit SecE has protein sequence MATAVEPSSAPSAPGKLLSLPIASLIGAIYVLAALAVVFYAVPVVWADYVGSTDSSGNLLMARVAVQIAAIVALVWFGVKLAGDAPPKGVRGGVFLMIASAAVIFFVARFFAMAVDGVPGQIVGAAVGAGLLFLAVRFFTGRIGERWMVAMEEQGWFSSASYKPSLGVRVRRLTILGILLVGGSGVYSMHNHGVLPDRWTLSMPFDLDPITVVRDAKFVIPIVLLLATIWVAFRAVNVPDFAEFLIATEAEMNKVSWSTRKRLFQDTVVVLLTTLIMTVFLLVVDLFWGWLLSRSTVGVLPSRSTSPEKGAQVKEAKW, from the coding sequence ATGGCGACCGCCGTTGAGCCCAGTTCCGCGCCCAGTGCGCCGGGCAAACTTCTGAGCCTGCCGATCGCGAGTCTGATCGGCGCGATTTACGTGCTGGCGGCACTGGCCGTCGTCTTCTACGCCGTGCCGGTCGTGTGGGCCGACTACGTCGGCTCGACGGACAGTTCCGGCAACCTCTTGATGGCGCGGGTCGCCGTCCAGATCGCCGCGATTGTTGCGCTGGTCTGGTTCGGGGTCAAGCTGGCCGGGGACGCGCCGCCCAAAGGCGTGCGCGGCGGGGTTTTCCTGATGATCGCGTCGGCAGCGGTCATTTTCTTCGTGGCCCGCTTCTTTGCGATGGCCGTTGACGGGGTGCCCGGTCAAATCGTCGGGGCGGCCGTCGGGGCCGGCCTCCTTTTCCTCGCGGTGCGGTTTTTCACCGGGCGCATCGGGGAGCGGTGGATGGTGGCGATGGAGGAGCAGGGCTGGTTCTCCTCCGCGTCGTACAAGCCCTCGCTCGGCGTGCGCGTGCGCCGGCTGACGATCCTCGGGATCCTGCTCGTCGGCGGTAGCGGCGTGTACTCCATGCACAATCACGGCGTGCTGCCGGACAGGTGGACGCTCTCGATGCCGTTCGACCTGGACCCGATCACGGTGGTCCGGGACGCCAAGTTCGTCATCCCGATCGTGCTCCTGCTCGCGACCATTTGGGTCGCGTTCCGCGCGGTGAACGTGCCCGACTTCGCAGAGTTCCTCATCGCCACAGAGGCGGAGATGAACAAGGTGTCGTGGTCCACCCGCAAGCGGCTCTTCCAGGATACTGTTGTGGTGCTGCTCACCACCCTCATTATGACCGTGTTCCTGCTCGTAGTGGACCTGTTCTGGGGCTGGTTGCTGAGTCGGTCCACGGTCGGCGTGCTGCCCAGTCGCTCCACCAGCCCGGAAAAGGGCGCCCAGGTGAAAGAAGCGAAGTGGTAA
- a CDS encoding transcription termination/antitermination protein NusG produces MNDDPTPDTVETVPQTEPTHAPEPHNEDVAPEAEAGVEQVTEPDPEHAPEPAPVSPPELADVAPAVVAHDAVDVAGTEDPAAESESPKQTKRAKKTAKAADLDDAGTAELAPSAAAVAQEGAPGEPAETQPENKKKWYAIKVQSGREDTIKAAILRKVAIEGLEEYFGQILIPYEEEIVKKTVRVKDKKTGEYTTQEKKVTRKKKKFQGYLFAELEFNDRILYLFRETSGVGDFLNLRTKPGQQPTPEPMPEHEVQSMLTGVNVKDPSKKGGKVKVKLDFEKGDRVRIRDGSFANQEGEVKAVTEPKDPTDTPKVTVILTFWGRPLEVELDYWQVEKA; encoded by the coding sequence ATGAACGACGATCCCACGCCCGATACCGTCGAGACGGTCCCGCAGACCGAGCCGACGCACGCGCCCGAACCTCACAACGAGGACGTCGCACCGGAAGCCGAGGCGGGTGTCGAACAGGTGACCGAGCCGGACCCGGAACACGCGCCCGAGCCCGCCCCGGTGTCACCGCCGGAGTTGGCGGACGTCGCGCCGGCGGTCGTCGCCCACGACGCGGTCGATGTGGCTGGCACGGAGGATCCCGCGGCGGAAAGCGAGTCGCCCAAACAGACCAAGCGGGCGAAGAAAACGGCAAAAGCGGCTGATCTCGACGACGCCGGGACTGCGGAGCTGGCCCCGTCCGCGGCGGCTGTTGCTCAGGAGGGGGCGCCGGGAGAGCCGGCCGAAACACAGCCGGAAAACAAAAAGAAGTGGTACGCAATCAAGGTCCAGAGCGGTCGCGAGGACACGATCAAAGCGGCCATTTTGCGGAAGGTCGCGATCGAAGGGCTCGAAGAATACTTCGGTCAGATCCTGATCCCGTATGAAGAAGAGATCGTCAAGAAGACGGTCCGCGTAAAGGACAAGAAGACCGGCGAGTACACCACGCAGGAAAAGAAGGTCACCCGGAAGAAGAAAAAGTTCCAGGGCTATTTGTTCGCGGAGCTCGAGTTCAACGACCGCATCTTGTACCTGTTCCGCGAAACGAGTGGCGTGGGCGACTTCCTGAACCTGCGCACGAAGCCGGGCCAGCAGCCGACGCCCGAGCCGATGCCGGAACACGAAGTTCAATCGATGCTCACGGGTGTGAACGTAAAAGACCCGTCGAAGAAGGGCGGCAAGGTCAAGGTCAAACTGGACTTCGAGAAGGGCGACCGGGTCCGCATCCGCGACGGCTCGTTCGCGAATCAAGAGGGCGAAGTCAAGGCGGTCACGGAGCCGAAAGACCCCACCGACACGCCCAAGGTCACAGTCATCCTGACCTTCTGGGGCCGACCGCTCGAAGTGGAACTCGACTACTGGCAAGTGGAAAAGGCGTAA